A section of the Halopiger aswanensis genome encodes:
- a CDS encoding ABC transporter ATP-binding protein codes for MAAIELEGLTKDYGTVLANNDVTFDVEDGEIFGYLGPNGAGKTTTIRTLLGFISPTAGTARLLGRDVTDESALLEAKRRLGYLPDNPAFDESATGREILDLHASIKGDERSADLLELFDPPLDREVREYSHGNVRKLGLVTTFMHDPDLVILDEPTSGLDPLMQQRFAEFLRAERDRGVTVFFSSHVLSEVRRLCDRVGIIRNGRLVAVEPVDALLDRSGKVVHLRADDPIPAAALELAGVHDLEVGRSADADSATGSRAPEAAADAFTECTFTFTGDVNALLERLREYRLLDLSIEEAPLEDVFMRFYGDSEAESASALESPAGERKNAGAATEVTDDA; via the coding sequence ATGGCCGCGATCGAACTCGAGGGACTAACCAAGGACTACGGGACGGTGCTGGCCAACAACGACGTGACCTTCGACGTCGAGGACGGCGAGATCTTCGGCTACCTCGGACCCAACGGCGCGGGAAAGACCACGACGATCCGCACGCTGCTCGGGTTCATCTCGCCGACGGCCGGCACCGCGCGGCTGCTCGGCCGCGACGTCACCGACGAGTCGGCCCTGCTCGAGGCGAAACGCCGGCTCGGCTACTTGCCCGACAATCCGGCGTTCGACGAGTCGGCGACCGGGCGAGAGATTCTCGACCTGCACGCGTCGATCAAAGGCGACGAGCGCAGCGCGGACCTGCTCGAGTTGTTCGATCCGCCGCTCGATCGCGAGGTTCGGGAGTACTCCCACGGGAACGTCCGCAAACTCGGGCTGGTGACGACGTTCATGCACGATCCCGACCTCGTCATCTTGGACGAGCCGACCAGTGGACTCGATCCGCTGATGCAGCAGCGGTTCGCCGAGTTCCTCCGGGCCGAACGCGACCGCGGCGTGACGGTGTTCTTCTCCTCGCACGTCCTGAGCGAGGTACGACGACTCTGCGACCGCGTCGGCATCATCCGAAACGGCCGCCTCGTCGCGGTCGAACCGGTCGACGCCCTGCTCGACCGGAGCGGCAAGGTCGTCCACCTCCGCGCCGACGACCCGATCCCGGCGGCGGCGCTCGAGCTCGCCGGCGTGCACGACCTCGAAGTTGGGCGTTCTGCGGACGCCGATTCCGCGACGGGGAGCCGAGCGCCCGAGGCCGCAGCCGACGCGTTCACGGAGTGTACCTTCACGTTCACCGGCGACGTCAACGCTTTGCTCGAGCGGCTTCGCGAGTACCGGCTGCTGGATCTCTCGATCGAGGAAGCGCCGCTCGAGGACGTTTTCATGCGGTTTTACGGCGACAGCGAGGCGGAGTCCGCGTCCGCGCTCGAGTCGCCGGCGGGGGAACGGAAGAACGCGGGCGCCGCGACCGAGGTGACCGACGATGCTTGA
- a CDS encoding ABC transporter permease subunit, whose product MLELARYDGRHRLKGSLYLSIAMSLLAVVVIWIYPSFSGSFEDVDEQFLQAYPEGVIQVFDIRTMAVLEGFLAFELYIFGWTIMLGLYLAYLAAGTIAGDVEHGRMDILLSMPVSRARTVAEKFASLAVPILVVNAVVPVVVYVAAALVDEPISAADLLALHAFAVPYLFACAGIGLVASVVVDRTSIAQRLALGVTFGLFMLESLLGGTDYEAVGAIAPMRYFDPNAILLESSYDLVDAGVLVAMTIALLAVSQWWFGRRDIA is encoded by the coding sequence ATGCTTGAACTCGCCCGGTACGACGGCCGTCACCGGCTCAAGGGGAGCCTCTACCTGTCGATCGCGATGTCGCTGCTAGCCGTCGTCGTCATCTGGATCTATCCTTCGTTCAGCGGCTCGTTCGAGGACGTCGACGAGCAGTTCCTGCAGGCGTATCCCGAGGGCGTCATCCAGGTGTTCGACATCCGAACGATGGCCGTCCTCGAGGGCTTTCTCGCATTCGAACTCTACATCTTCGGCTGGACGATCATGCTCGGGCTCTACCTGGCTTACCTCGCCGCCGGAACGATCGCCGGCGACGTCGAACACGGGCGGATGGATATCCTCCTCTCGATGCCCGTCTCGCGGGCCCGCACCGTCGCGGAGAAGTTCGCCTCGCTGGCCGTCCCGATCCTCGTCGTCAACGCCGTCGTACCGGTCGTCGTCTACGTCGCGGCCGCGCTGGTCGACGAACCCATTTCCGCCGCGGACCTGCTCGCGCTCCACGCGTTCGCCGTTCCCTATCTGTTCGCCTGCGCCGGCATCGGCCTCGTCGCCTCGGTCGTCGTCGACCGAACGAGCATCGCCCAACGGCTCGCGCTCGGCGTCACGTTCGGGTTGTTCATGCTCGAGTCGCTGCTCGGGGGGACCGACTACGAGGCCGTCGGCGCAATCGCGCCGATGCGGTACTTCGATCCGAACGCGATCCTCTTAGAGAGCAGCTACGACCTCGTCGACGCGGGCGTGCTCGTCGCGATGACGATCGCCCTGCTAGCTGTGAGTCAGTGGTGGTTCGGCCGGCGCGATATCGCCTGA